In Pararge aegeria chromosome 7, ilParAegt1.1, whole genome shotgun sequence, the DNA window tttttatatcCGCTGCGGAAAGCCGCTGTGACACGATCCCGATGGTAAAAACAGTGTTTGTTTATTCTTGGCAAaagaaataataagtaaaataaaatctcGAAGCGTTTTATTTGAAAAGAATATTCACAGATGTATAATCTAGGGTCTGCGCTACGAGTTTGTATGGTATACGTTTGTATCAAAACATAATTGTACTTCTACTAAAAATTGCAGTAAcaacataattatattgtttcttattaaaataatcctaaaatagaaattatgtttaatttttttatttgtcatcgTCTGATGAATTTTCATCTTCTGCTTCGTCATCAGCATTGACATAATCTGCATCAGTTATATCATCATTAATTATAGTACCTCCAGCTATAATATCACTGCCTTCTGCTGTTCCTTCATCATTTGGCACAACATCTTTGGTTACGTTTTTATCAGCCATTTTATCACTGTCATATTTATATGATATCAATTTACCTTCAAGTGTTTCCTTGCTTGCTTTAGATATTTCTAAGTTTGAATCATCTTTATTAGGTAACTCTTTGTCTACCTTTCCTGCGTCGAAAGGTAATGCATAACTATTAGTTATAGTCTGATACacgatttctttttttatggtttggtcattattgtcatttttatttcCTATCAATTTCGTCGTTTCTTGCTTAGTTACTTCAACTTTTTTATCGCCTTTATTTTGCAACTCATTAACTTTTTGCTCTCCATTAGTTTCTTGATTAATAGTAGTTGTAGTTTGATGAATTGTAACATCTTGAGTACTtgcttcatcatcgtcattttcATCTTGTACTTCCTTACCGTcctttgtttgtttctttcCTTTAGTAATCACTATTTCTACGTTGGTATCATCGTTGTTATGGCACTTATGGAGTATTACAACTGTCTTGATGGTTGGTTTTGGAGTACATTCagtctgtaaaaaaaatcaaaccatGCTCTTTTGAATCCTtcatagatatttatatactatttaGAATTCAAAAATTAGGAAACGAGAAGTTTCAGGAGAAAgtagtgtttaatttttttactgctCTGTCACCAAAATGTGAAGTTAGTAGGTGTGTTTGTGTGGTTTGTTAAAAGAAATAGAGAGCACGAATGACGAACACTATGAATTTTAACTTCTCAAAATGGTGCCATAGaggtttacaataaaaagttttgaaattattgcttacaaaatatatcaaattaaaaaattagaatacagttgtttaACTTACAGAGCAATCTGGTTGTGCCGGAAAAGGTAAGCTAGGAAGGAAAGACAAATATGGTTCTGCTTCCAGATATGGCGGAGCTGCACTTCTGCTGAAGGTTGAGAAGCCAGGTCGTGATGAACAGCGTAAGTTTAAAGGTATTCCGGCTTCGGATTGGGCGATTAgctaaaaataaagtcaaaatgATCTCATTACCAATATTTCTACTGCAATTTCATCTGGGGTTCAACAACATCATCTCAATGACATGATGCCTACAGCTGGATATAGATGGAGATCTCCACATGCGTGGGATGCCTTTGTGTACCCAGCAACTCTCTGCGTCTCGTTTTGTGTCACCTGCCCACCTGGGGCTTACTAGCACTGTGGTTTTATAGCGCAGGATCGCCAACTTGCCACTGCAGCACCTTAGAACCAAAACGCTCATCGGTCCTTCGAGCTAGGTGCCCTACCTCTCAGTTCAGTTATTTCAGTAACTCTGGTCGCTGTACAGATCTATTcaattctgatttgatcacgcaaacttttaacttagaagaagcttttttttcaaaatatcataaatattttaatatgcatttagTAAAACGCATTACAAGCAGCcacttgaattttatttgtttgtatagattaacaaaaaattaaacttacagTCAAAAATTTAACCCAAAAAACAAATGCACACGTCCGTTCCATTTTAGCAATAACGTTAATATGGGGTGTTCTAGTGTTccaattcattattattattattatcctgcCTGTGATAGTTTATCGTGGGAATGATTCATTTTGTATTCCAATTTCGTAAAACGTGTTTAAATTGAACAATTAATTAAGGCTTTAATCACGtccaaattaaaaatgaatgatTAAAGTTTAACTGTGAACCAAAAAGAACTACAGAAAAGTAATTTCGCAATACACGACCAGTATAAACAACGAAACTGGACGTATACAAAACACAATGAATATGCACAAGAACCTCTCGTAAAAGAGGTTTTTGTATCCTTTAACGAATAAAAACGATAATCCTATGGTGGTCTATTCATGCCCCATTTCCCTTTTTCGCTTTTTTCTCATAGATTAAGAGCATACATCTACCAAGCTACTTAATAAACTATTATTCTTAGCTGTTATTGTACTTTCTGCATCTGTGTTAGTTTGTGACacaattttctaaaatattcgTTGTACAATCTCCTGAGATAATAAcgagtaaatatttttcatttctgatgacatataaaaacttaagaaagtTAACTTCAGAATATTAAGAgactcgtttttattttttaatttaagtttcaaTTGCCTTAAGCTGTCTTAGACAACACTGATGGATGGGTGGATGGACATAAAGACAACGGTGTGATCCTATGGGTAAACTAGTTTAttgaacataaaaataaataaagtagatttataagtaattcttataagtttatttgtaaattattaataaataaataaattaataaagacaGTTAATCTATAAGTTCAAATCTAAGAGGCTTATAACGAGATACAGTTACACGGCCTTACATTCTTAACCTGTTCCTCATTTCCAGTGACTGGCAAATCAGTAAGTGTCACATCGTCACTTACATTATTCATCGTTATTCATGGAAGAGAAGATTAAcatcatatttttttggtaattttgtGAGTAAAGTGGTTGTAGCCAATGCCAGCTCAGCTATGTTTTCCAAGCGAGTGCTTAAATCAAACAACTTGGTCCAAGGTATTAAATCGTTTCCTCTACTTGTTTGAGTTGACTGCTCTTTGACTGGCAAATCGATATTGAAAAAGGAGTTACTGTTTTGTATTGGAAATACATTTGTTTGTCCCTGGTAAATGGATCCTTTATTATTTGGTGGTATCATATTTTCTTTGGAGTAGATACGACCCATGTTGTTAAATGGTGTTAAGCTGTTCTGTCTTTTGCATCCACATGCTTTTGGTATTATTATACTTTGTTCATCGCATGTACAACCGATGTTATTTGACGGTGCTAAATATTTTTGCCTTCCTTGGCATCCACaatcttttgaaaaatgttgTATATTAACAggcattacattattatttgagAGACATCCTAACTTGATAGTATTTAATGGCATCACTGCATTTGGTTGCCATTTACATCCACAATGATtcggtaatattaaattattttgacatGTGCAGCCAACATTATTTAATGGCgtcgtattttgttttttgcatGTACGCTTCATATAGTTTGGTGGTATTCCACCAACTAGTCCTTGACAAccgtatcctatgttacttggCAACAAATTCTTCTGACAGTTGCAATCAATATTATTCGATGGTACAATATTTTGACCTTTCCTGCGCACACATGCATTTGgcgatattatattttgttttctgcAGCCACATTTGATATTTGgcattaataaattgtttgaaCCTTGGCATCGACATCCTAAATCGTTTGTTGGATATAAATTATTTGGTCTTTGACAATTGCAGCCAATATTATTCCTTGGTATCGATGATATTTCTGTTAATCCACGTTGCAGCGATATTCCAAGTTCCTGGCTGGAAGTGTTCTGAAAATTAATACCGATTTATAtatagcattattttaaaacagacTACCGAATGACATCTTAAGGAGTaagcattttttaaaaattattatagcaatatagtatatattgcaatacttaaataaataataataataacaataatataagaaaCGACGTAAATAAGGTATGTAGCAGTAATTTTAAGTAGCACTGAGCTTCCTTgccacttttcttttttttttactagtaaTTGACTATGCAagggacacgtcctgcaacgtgtcgccctgtgtccttcaacctgaggcgtcggtgttaagcctcatgtgcctgtaattacaccggcacaaACCTCAGTATAGCAACgaagctgcttagcggcagaaataaatcgTGGTAGTAATTctacggacgagctctgacacaaaaccTCTACGACTACTATACTACGTTTGGCAAACTTCGatattatatacgtaaataatttTAGACTTTATCtgctgaatttgaatttgcatttaaatttgATCTAACTCCGCTAAGATTGCGAATTCATATTTAGAAAACGGCAACAAAAAGCtaattatactaataaaaagctAATTTTACCAGAATACAGATTTGTATCAataccaaaaatattaaaatcattattgaaaatttaaatgcgAATGAATAGGTAATGgcggtaaaaatattttataacaaaatgttATCAAACTTTTAATCATTATCTTTTACAACGAAATTCAAAtgtgttgtataataaataataattgagatAAAATTAACAGTTAAATTACGATTAGTATGACGCAAaaagttttgaaatatttagtGCTAATCGAGTTACTTTCACGACTTTTATTTGAATTACTCTCAAAGGTCTGATTGATGTctgtgaaaatataatattatttattaattaattagtgtTATTTGCAATGTATTTGtgtgcaattttatttatagctatTTATAAAGCCGAAGTTTATTGAGATGCTCAAATGCCTCCTGTATATAATTTATCGAAAAGCTAGTCTGGCTGCATAATACGCGTTTAGGTGATTCACTATGGGTTTTTATTTCTGTTCCTTACTTAACCCCAGTATAATTTACACcagtaaaagtattctttagtGGTAAAACCTAATTGCCCCTTTTTCAACTACTGGGCTACTGGAAATCTCCGCTTTATCAGAAGAATAAATAATGGCTTTATTGGTAACACATCGGTGTTACCAATAAAGccattatttattcttaaatatttcacGAATTGAATCTCAcgttctttattaaaatttatcttctttaaCTCACATCATCTGCGCTGCCATTTGTTCACTTTATGTAACATTTAGAAGGTAATAAGTGTAAGTAGGAGGGTAAGTACTGTTATGAATGAATCTAGTGTAATTCTGCACTTGATTCATGATGCTTTGATCATACGAAGTTAAGATCTAGGTAGACTTTCGGGTTGAGACTCAAAATACGGTTGTTGAAATTGTATTAAGTACTATATTaactaattttaaagtttagtaATTTGTTGCTGAAAAAAGCTACAAAACGATGGCAGAGTGAGAGATGAGCATTAAGAAGTATAACCGAATTCCCCGAACCCTCCTATTCATGTGGAGttggttaaaatatatttttcttttacttgGAAGATATATATTTccagatattttcatttaaaaatcaaaCTACTAAACCAAATTTAGGGGAATTTCTGTGTCACGAATCTTAttcacatattattatttcctttcaaataaaataataagttatgagggacacaagttatttttttatttgtgaaaagaTGTGAAATTACGTATCAATTTATAGAAAGTTGCGATCAGTCATTACTACGATGGCACAGTATCTCGGTATGCAACTGAGGTAACTGTCTATATTTCTAACATGGTTTAAATATCCACCGAGATAAAAATAGGCCTGCTGGTGTACCAATttggctatgtttgttgtggggtctccttagaccagggcgcgtttggaactcacGTAGCTAAAGTTAATTTGGCgagcgcttcataagtgcctgtgataggcctacatgaataaagaaattttaatttgaatttgaatacatttAGTCTCGTGATTATGACTTTGGCCTGCCTTTCGGAAGGACCGAGCTCCTGCACGCATCTCTCACTTTACGGAggtatgtacgttttaagcaaataaagcCCTTTCACTTGCTTCCATGGTGAAAAAAAGTTTGTGCCTCttcgcgcgattgaagtaaaacttttagtattatttattgatgaaagagtaaaatgttcctgggatgttcactttcacattttataaatattttcttttgttaaatacaataattgagagtagaaaattgaaggttagatcagcacatgtcaatataaccttgtcattgaatattatagaacttcgcaatcgtcagaaaatttattaataatttatttattacaaaagttataaataaacaaatatatttagagattttcaaaaactttgcaatataaaatatattttttaaaactgttgaatttttatttactttgctattcacaattgatccgtttgaaaatattggttataaatatccaaattgaatatgatatttgccactagctggcgtttAAGTCaaaaagcgtggagtatatgtaaaagacttacgaccaatccaaattattatttttaaatagcggaaattacacagacgtctgacgtaagcgttacttccgtcagaaaaaatctgagttactccctagacACGCCTAATATTTTAGTATAGtaataagttttacttcaaaaaatacgGGGAGGAAACCTAGATGCCTGTACTCCGTAACGTTTTTAAAAGCCTGTGAAGGCTAGCAATCCGCAGAagacaagcgtggtggactacggccaacaTCAACTTAAAACGTTCTCATTCTAacaacatgaaacattaatcaggaaactacaccactatggaattcggggcatagctctagatttaatgatttcctatcttaatgatagaattcaaaaagttgacgtgaacggaaagcggtctaacgggtcatttgtgcaaattggtgtcccccagggatctatattaggaccctccctattcctcatttacatgaatgaccttccttacctagctgaggacaatcacgggatagtattgtttgctgatgatacatcattg includes these proteins:
- the LOC120625465 gene encoding uncharacterized protein LOC120625465, whose product is MNWNTRTPHINVIAKMERTCAFVFWVKFLTLIAQSEAGIPLNLRCSSRPGFSTFSRSAAPPYLEAEPYLSFLPSLPFPAQPDCSTECTPKPTIKTVVILHKCHNNDDTNVEIVITKGKKQTKDGKEVQDENDDDEASTQDVTIHQTTTTINQETNGEQKVNELQNKGDKKVEVTKQETTKLIGNKNDNNDQTIKKEIVYQTITNSYALPFDAGKVDKELPNKDDSNLEISKASKETLEGKLISYKYDSDKMADKNVTKDVVPNDEGTAEGSDIIAGGTIINDDITDADYVNADDEAEDENSSDDDK
- the LOC120625377 gene encoding uncharacterized protein LOC120625377, whose amino-acid sequence is MILIFLVLIQICILNTSSQELGISLQRGLTEISSIPRNNIGCNCQRPNNLYPTNDLGCRCQGSNNLLMPNIKCGCRKQNIISPNACVRRKGQNIVPSNNIDCNCQKNLLPSNIGYGCQGLVGGIPPNYMKRTCKKQNTTPLNNVGCTCQNNLILPNHCGCKWQPNAVMPLNTIKLGCLSNNNVMPVNIQHFSKDCGCQGRQKYLAPSNNIGCTCDEQSIIIPKACGCKRQNSLTPFNNMGRIYSKENMIPPNNKGSIYQGQTNVFPIQNSNSFFNIDLPVKEQSTQTSRGNDLIPWTKLFDLSTRLENIAELALATTTLLTKLPKKYDVNLLFHE